A window from Malacoplasma iowae encodes these proteins:
- a CDS encoding energy-coupling factor transporter transmembrane component T family protein: MNTNGYIAGNSLIHRMNPSLKFICCILFIVMIFIPFGFFFQIVLSIVVISIYFIAKLPIKKLVNIFKSILVMMVLLTLINWFSYKGPGVIFNFEDNVHLLFQPKFANTTIIDGKTFLQGYMWGGHFVTGSLPADIGINTVIKTDQTLTFTNGFAVIKPEMLMENKSFNDVVTLLSKHYKVVSSVENNNLYLYLYTTNWYGFSSFAITLMLYVSIKVLLMIVVVTILTSTTSSVELTYALEDILNPLRIFRLPITIWSTTIALGIRFIPSLLDESNRILKAQASRGLDFVNGNYIDKLQSLSSLIVPLFSIAFKKADELANAMEARGYDPNQTRTRYRDYKIHLGDWIFFAFMCMLLGFFISMIALGKVVYITPLGLLDAIIMFGKN; encoded by the coding sequence ATGAACACAAATGGTTATATAGCTGGTAATTCTTTAATTCATAGAATGAATCCATCACTAAAATTTATTTGTTGTATTCTATTTATAGTGATGATATTCATTCCTTTTGGTTTCTTTTTTCAAATTGTTTTAAGCATTGTTGTTATTTCAATCTATTTCATAGCAAAATTACCAATAAAAAAATTGGTTAACATATTTAAATCTATATTAGTCATGATGGTTTTGTTAACACTTATTAATTGATTTAGTTATAAAGGCCCTGGTGTCATATTTAATTTTGAAGATAATGTTCATTTACTATTCCAACCTAAGTTTGCAAATACAACTATAATAGATGGTAAAACTTTTTTGCAAGGATATATGTGAGGTGGTCATTTTGTAACTGGATCATTACCAGCTGATATAGGAATTAACACTGTTATAAAAACTGATCAAACTTTAACTTTCACCAATGGTTTTGCAGTTATAAAACCTGAAATGTTAATGGAAAATAAATCATTTAATGATGTTGTAACGTTATTATCTAAACATTATAAAGTTGTATCTAGTGTTGAGAATAATAATTTATATTTGTATTTATATACAACTAATTGATATGGTTTTAGTTCATTTGCAATTACTTTAATGCTTTATGTTTCTATAAAGGTTTTGCTAATGATAGTTGTTGTTACAATATTAACATCAACAACATCATCAGTTGAACTAACTTATGCTTTGGAAGATATATTAAATCCTCTTAGAATATTTAGATTACCAATTACAATATGATCTACAACAATAGCTTTAGGAATTAGATTTATTCCTTCACTTCTTGATGAATCTAATAGAATTCTTAAAGCTCAAGCTTCAAGAGGTTTGGATTTTGTTAATGGTAACTATATTGATAAATTACAATCTCTTAGTTCTTTAATAGTTCCTTTATTTTCCATCGCTTTCAAAAAAGCTGATGAACTTGCAAATGCTATGGAAGCAAGAGGGTATGATCCAAATCAAACTAGAACAAGATATAGAGATTATAAAATTCACTTAGGTGATTGAATATTTTTTGCCTTTATGTGTATGCTATTAGGATTTTTTATTTCAATGATAGCACTTGGTAAAGTTGTTTATATTACACCTTTAGGTCTTTTAGATGCAATTATTATGTTTGGTAAAAATTAA